The genomic region CAAATGTGGTATTGGGTTCAGGAATGAATGTGTTAAGAGGTAGAAAAGACGAGAAGGAGACGATTGCTTCACGTATCGGCGatttatgattcacttcaggttatactcttcaatgagtatagagaagagaaacgggcaaggtAGATTTAGTCCCAAACATACCGAAAATTTGATAGTGATGTTGTATCGGCTTCCATCTGGATGACCATTGACAATTTCAACAACCTTGGAAGAGACAAGTTTTGGCTAAGCATACGTTGCTCTTAAACCTTTACAAACAGCAAGCTTATCACGATATAACTAGATTGTAAATGTAAAAAGGACTTTTACTTTCCGTGACGTTTTGAATAAATCCGGAATTTTCGGACTTTAGgctttttcgtgattttccGATATTTTCCGTGACTTTCGTGAAGTAACTTTACTCGACTTTCCGGATTACTTTGTGACTTTTTTCGGCACTGGGCCACGACTTTCCGCATACCATGAGTACGAAGAGCAACAAACAAATATCACTAACATTTGCCATTTTAAACACTACAAACctcaaaaaaacattgaaaaattaaagttcCATACAATGGATGAGTTTAGAATGTTAGTCACTGTAGAACAAGGTCGTAGTCCCCCTACAACTTTAAAAATCCGTAATATAAAGACTTTTGTTGTGTAGTTCATCGCATAAGTTACAAcacgagaaaattttcaagctACACGCAACAGAGCTTCTAGATCAAATGCAACAATAATGGAAAATACTGATGAAAACATTGGTAACGCCACTCATTTGTCGCTTTTATTTGATCATTTTAATCATCAAACTTGAATTTACAGAAAACCTTCGTCGAAATCTGACAGAATCCAACGCCGATTTCGTTCGTCTTTCCAATTATGTTGCTCGCGTCATCAATGACAATCAAAAAGCGACCAGAATGTCGGCTAACAAAATTGAACGTCTGGAGGCGAGccaaaaaattctggaaagTCAACTTGAGTTGGCTGTCAGCGAGAAGTTTGAAAGCGAAGGAAAATTGTTGCAGGTTCAGGTTCAACGTGACAATTTTGAACGTGAACTGAACGAATTGAAACAGAGACacgaaaaacaacaaacaaaactgaagCTCCTGCGACAGGAGATCGAGTCGACGAGTgaacagaaaaaagaaatttttgccaaatttaaGCTGGTGCAAAGACAGGAAAGGATGCACGATGATGTCGTTGAAGAGTTGAAGAAACAATTGGAAGAAAAAATGAGCGGATTTTCTATTGAAGATACTTCCGGGAACAACACTTTACTCCTTGAACCAACGAATGCAGAGGCAGAGCCAGCCAATATGTCTGTTGATATGGTTGTAAATAAGCAGAGTGTGCCAATCACAGATAATCAAGTTGCTGGTTCAACAAGTATTACTGTAGTAGGACAGGTGAATAATGACGAGCCAAACTGGGCAGATTCCGTTTCGGCAGAGTCTCATTCAATGAAAAGCTTATCgggtaaaaatgcaaaaattttaaccaatttcgtatttaaaataaagaaaaattcttatttaaGATTACAACCGTTGTCCAACAGTGGAATCCGTTTTGCAAGGTACGCCAGGCAGACCACAGGTAAGGAAGAACAACGTAAATTAGAAAATGTCTAACTATTCGGCTATAGGTTGTCTTAACTCGTTTAACAATGCGGAAGACATCAGGAACCATAATCAAATGTTCAACATCAACGTCAATCACATCACGTCTGGCCAGAAGAAAGGCGATTGAATTTTGTAAGCTTGCGGAAATAAAACAACCATCAACG from Bradysia coprophila strain Holo2 unplaced genomic scaffold, BU_Bcop_v1 contig_339, whole genome shotgun sequence harbors:
- the LOC119079832 gene encoding chromatin assembly factor 1 subunit FSM-like translates to MENTDENIENLRRNLTESNADFVRLSNYVARVINDNQKATRMSANKIERLEASQKILESQLELAVSEKFESEGKLLQVQVQRDNFERELNELKQRHEKQQTKLKLLRQEIESTSEQKKEIFAKFKLVQRQERMHDDVVEELKKQLEEKMSGFSIEDTSGNNTLLLEPTNAEAEPANMSVDMVVNKQSVPITDNQVAGSTSITVVGQVNNDEPNWADSVSAESHSMKSLSDYNRCPTVESVLQGTPGRPQVVLTRLTMRKTSGTIIKCSTSTSITSRLARRKAIEFCKLAEIKQPSTTLTERLTCQAAVEGRPKRMLRCTLCSMRFVSTPLQPLCGCQCRNDL